Proteins encoded by one window of Sus scrofa isolate TJ Tabasco breed Duroc chromosome 12, Sscrofa11.1, whole genome shotgun sequence:
- the GAS2L2 gene encoding GAS2-like protein 2 isoform X2, producing MGIQEVLMFETEDLVLRKNVKNVLLCLLELGRRAWRFGVAAPTLVRLEEEIDEELRQELALPPPDPPPPEPPRRRPCHFRNLDHVVQSLVSHCTCPVQFSMVKVSEGKYQVGDSNTLIFIRILRDHVMVRVGGGWDTLGHYLDKHDPCRCTSLSHKAGDFLKPPASPVQHEVRVQDGPSQPQPTMTISRSQSPPPPVDWKTYTSLGGKLRPPAASSPRPRCEQRAGAGIVRKTAPFVRCQEKSLTPSQRQLPAGDSAPSHQLSSTPWEQDPQLTSSGKRGVRYPPELPRGRTPTSWVREETDSRGTHARTSTPQRCRAPEATVRGTPARRPSPLPRSSSPAKPAGPRPPPQGEAEGASSQLREPASVCPPSPAKGPTKIPVWLPPARPPTPGRSFPGTAGGGPRTELGRGPSPLRAITGDLSGSRHEGCSVEERQEDHKLEVQVTAEAGEPWGLGPQRQEGRYVPLPLGGAKEQAINHSLQEELSANMKLLEVGGARPHGTGAGVIPRSGVYVPSLGGRWPEPGGPYDKVIQELAQGPPPLLRVDLGAWNSAPGGSPKAALTAGSGSPRGNPGESRLRTKASLSAKGTRTRTVPPQGGQDCSAPAVPASPEAPTPSLSDPSSEKGESWAAKGKRTLRKPQRVPSIYKLKLRPRLRPRRDHRPEKRPSRIPKPLTYFRLGPTRAPPGGRLVTAALGSKGGVATPGKGASAGEEEEGKQGSKPAAPLESSPQPLEGQGKQRLQVSLSPEEESWV from the exons ATGGGCATCCAAG AGGTGCTGATGTTCGAGACGGAGGACCTGGTGCTGCGCAAGAACGTGAAGAACGTGCTTCTGTGCCTGCTGGAGCTGGGTCGCCGGGCCTGGCGCTTCGGCGTCGCGGCGCCCACCCTGGTGCGGCTGGAGGAGGAGATCGACGAGGAGCTGCGGCAGGAGCTGGCCCTACCCCCGCCCGACCCCCCGCCGCCCGAGCCCCCTAGACGCCGGCCCTGCCACTTCCGCAACCTGGACCACGTG GTGCAGAGCCTGGTGAGCCACTGCACGTGCCCGGTGCAGTTCTCCATGGTCAAGGTGTCGGAGGGGAAGTACCAGGTGGGAGACTCCAACACCCTCATCTTCATCCGA ATCCTCCGGGACCACGTGATGGTGCGTGTCGGGGGCGGCTGGGACACGCTGGGTCACTATCTGGACAAACATGATCCCTGCCGGTGCACATCCCTCT CACACAAGGCGGGTGACTTCCTGAAGCCCCCTGCCTCACCGGTGCAGCATGAAGTGAGGGTGCAGGATGGGCCCTCCCAGCCTCAGCCTACAATGACCATCAGCCGCTCCCAGAGCCCCCCACCTCCTGTGGACTGGAAGACATACACCTCTTTGGGTGGAAAGCTGAGGCCCCCCGCCGCCTCCTCCCCCAGACCCCGCTGTGAACagagagcaggggcagggatcgtcCGAAAGACAGCACCATTCGTGAG GTGCCAGGAGAAATCGCTCACCCCATCTCAGAGGCAGCTGCCAGCCGGGGACAGTGCACCCAGCCACCAATTGTCATCCACCCCTTGGGAGCAAGACCCACAGCTCACCTCCTCAGGGAAGAGAGGGGTCAGATACCCCCCTGAACTCCCCAGGGGAAGGACTCCTACATCTTGGGTTCGTGAAGAGACAGACAGTCGGGGAACTCATGCCAGGACTTCCACCCCCCAGAGATGCCGAGCCCCTGAGGCCACCGTCAGAGGGACACCAGCAAGACGACCATCTCCCCTGCCTCGTTCCTCCAGCCCAGCCAAGCCCGCGGGCCCCAGGCCACCACCCCAGGGTGAAGCCGAGGGTGCTTCCTCCCAGCTCAGGGAGCCAGCATCCGTTTGTCCTCCATCCCCTGCTAAAGGACCCACCAAGATCCCAGTCTGGTTGCCCCCAGCTCGCCCCCCAACTCCAGGAAGAAGCTTTCCAGGTACTGCAGGTGGAGGTCCCAGGACAGAACTGGGGAGGGGCCCCAGTCCATTAAGGGCCATCACTGGGGACCTGTCTGGGTCCAGACATGAGGGCTGCTCTGTGGAAGAGCGGCAAGAGGACCATAAACTGGAAGTCCAGGTGACAGCAGAGGCTGGAgagccctggggcctgggcccCCAGCGTCAGGAGGGGAGGTACGTGCCCCTGCCCTTGGGCGGGGCCAAGGAGCAAGCCATCAACCACAGCCTGCAGGAGGAACTTTCCGCCAACATGAAgctgctggaggtggggggtgccCGCCCCCACGGCACAGGGGCTGGGGTCATTCCCCGAAGTGGGGTCTACGTTCCCAGCCTGGGTGGGCGGTGGCCTGAGCCTGGGGGTCCTTATGACAAAGTCATCCAGGAACTGGCTCAGGGCCCCCCACCCCTTCTTAGAGTGGACCTGGGAGCCTGGAACTCCGCCCCTGGAGGCTCCCCTAAGGCGGCTCTAACTGCAGGCTCAGGAAGCCcaagagggaacccgggagagaGCAGGTTGAGGACAAAGGCAAGCCTGAGTGCCAAGGGCACCAGGACAAGGACGGTCCCACCTCAAGGAGGGCAGGACTGCTCAGCCCCTGCTGTGCCTGCCAGCCCAGAGGCCCCCACACCTTCACTCTCAGACCCCAGTTCTGAGAAAGGCGAGTCATGGGCAGCCAAGGGCAAGAGAACACTCCGGAAGCCCCAGCGAGTCCCATCCATCTACAAGCTGAAGCTAAGGCCCAGGCTCCGGCCCCGGAGAGACCACAGGCCTGAGAAGCGGCCGTCTCGAATCCCCAAGCCGCTGACCTACTTCCGCCTGGGTCCAACCAGGGCACCCCCCGGGGGCAGGCTGGTGACAGCAGCTCTGGGCAGCAAGGGAGGGGTGGCAACCCCGGGGAAGGGAGCCTcggcaggggaggaggaagaaggaaagcagggGAGCAAGCCAGCCGCCCCACTGGagagcagcccccagcccctggaaggTCAGGGGAAGCAGCGGCTTCAAGTCTCCCTCTCACCTGAAGAGGAGTCTTGGGTCTGA
- the GAS2L2 gene encoding GAS2-like protein 2 isoform X1 translates to MSQPQTRRRRPGTLRPPVRSIRPFKSSEQYLEAMKEDLAEWLRDLYGLDINAANFLQVLETGLVLCRHANAVTEAALAFLTEAPARARKIPLPQAGVSCNGAAQPGTFQARDNISNFIQWCRKEMGIQEVLMFETEDLVLRKNVKNVLLCLLELGRRAWRFGVAAPTLVRLEEEIDEELRQELALPPPDPPPPEPPRRRPCHFRNLDHVVQSLVSHCTCPVQFSMVKVSEGKYQVGDSNTLIFIRILRDHVMVRVGGGWDTLGHYLDKHDPCRCTSLSHKAGDFLKPPASPVQHEVRVQDGPSQPQPTMTISRSQSPPPPVDWKTYTSLGGKLRPPAASSPRPRCEQRAGAGIVRKTAPFVRCQEKSLTPSQRQLPAGDSAPSHQLSSTPWEQDPQLTSSGKRGVRYPPELPRGRTPTSWVREETDSRGTHARTSTPQRCRAPEATVRGTPARRPSPLPRSSSPAKPAGPRPPPQGEAEGASSQLREPASVCPPSPAKGPTKIPVWLPPARPPTPGRSFPGTAGGGPRTELGRGPSPLRAITGDLSGSRHEGCSVEERQEDHKLEVQVTAEAGEPWGLGPQRQEGRYVPLPLGGAKEQAINHSLQEELSANMKLLEVGGARPHGTGAGVIPRSGVYVPSLGGRWPEPGGPYDKVIQELAQGPPPLLRVDLGAWNSAPGGSPKAALTAGSGSPRGNPGESRLRTKASLSAKGTRTRTVPPQGGQDCSAPAVPASPEAPTPSLSDPSSEKGESWAAKGKRTLRKPQRVPSIYKLKLRPRLRPRRDHRPEKRPSRIPKPLTYFRLGPTRAPPGGRLVTAALGSKGGVATPGKGASAGEEEEGKQGSKPAAPLESSPQPLEGQGKQRLQVSLSPEEESWV, encoded by the exons ATGTCTCAGCCCCAGACTcggaggaggaggcctgggaccCTGAGGCCTCCGGTGCGCAGCATCCGGCCTTTTAAGTCCAGCGAACAGTACCTGGAAGCCATGAAGGAGGACCTGGCCGAGTGGCTTCGGGATCTCTACGGACTGGACATCAATGCGGCCAACTTCCTGCAGGTGCTGGAGACGGGCCTGGTGCTGTGCCGGCATGCCAACGCTGTCACCGAGGCTGCCCTGGCCTTCCTGACGGAGGCACCTGCCCGAGCCCGAAAGATCCCCCTGCCCCAGGCGGGGGTTTCCTGCAACGGGGCCGCCCAGCCTGGCACCTTCCAGGCCCGGGACAATATCTCCAACTTCATCCAGTGGTGTCGCAAGGAGATGGGCATCCAAG AGGTGCTGATGTTCGAGACGGAGGACCTGGTGCTGCGCAAGAACGTGAAGAACGTGCTTCTGTGCCTGCTGGAGCTGGGTCGCCGGGCCTGGCGCTTCGGCGTCGCGGCGCCCACCCTGGTGCGGCTGGAGGAGGAGATCGACGAGGAGCTGCGGCAGGAGCTGGCCCTACCCCCGCCCGACCCCCCGCCGCCCGAGCCCCCTAGACGCCGGCCCTGCCACTTCCGCAACCTGGACCACGTG GTGCAGAGCCTGGTGAGCCACTGCACGTGCCCGGTGCAGTTCTCCATGGTCAAGGTGTCGGAGGGGAAGTACCAGGTGGGAGACTCCAACACCCTCATCTTCATCCGA ATCCTCCGGGACCACGTGATGGTGCGTGTCGGGGGCGGCTGGGACACGCTGGGTCACTATCTGGACAAACATGATCCCTGCCGGTGCACATCCCTCT CACACAAGGCGGGTGACTTCCTGAAGCCCCCTGCCTCACCGGTGCAGCATGAAGTGAGGGTGCAGGATGGGCCCTCCCAGCCTCAGCCTACAATGACCATCAGCCGCTCCCAGAGCCCCCCACCTCCTGTGGACTGGAAGACATACACCTCTTTGGGTGGAAAGCTGAGGCCCCCCGCCGCCTCCTCCCCCAGACCCCGCTGTGAACagagagcaggggcagggatcgtcCGAAAGACAGCACCATTCGTGAG GTGCCAGGAGAAATCGCTCACCCCATCTCAGAGGCAGCTGCCAGCCGGGGACAGTGCACCCAGCCACCAATTGTCATCCACCCCTTGGGAGCAAGACCCACAGCTCACCTCCTCAGGGAAGAGAGGGGTCAGATACCCCCCTGAACTCCCCAGGGGAAGGACTCCTACATCTTGGGTTCGTGAAGAGACAGACAGTCGGGGAACTCATGCCAGGACTTCCACCCCCCAGAGATGCCGAGCCCCTGAGGCCACCGTCAGAGGGACACCAGCAAGACGACCATCTCCCCTGCCTCGTTCCTCCAGCCCAGCCAAGCCCGCGGGCCCCAGGCCACCACCCCAGGGTGAAGCCGAGGGTGCTTCCTCCCAGCTCAGGGAGCCAGCATCCGTTTGTCCTCCATCCCCTGCTAAAGGACCCACCAAGATCCCAGTCTGGTTGCCCCCAGCTCGCCCCCCAACTCCAGGAAGAAGCTTTCCAGGTACTGCAGGTGGAGGTCCCAGGACAGAACTGGGGAGGGGCCCCAGTCCATTAAGGGCCATCACTGGGGACCTGTCTGGGTCCAGACATGAGGGCTGCTCTGTGGAAGAGCGGCAAGAGGACCATAAACTGGAAGTCCAGGTGACAGCAGAGGCTGGAgagccctggggcctgggcccCCAGCGTCAGGAGGGGAGGTACGTGCCCCTGCCCTTGGGCGGGGCCAAGGAGCAAGCCATCAACCACAGCCTGCAGGAGGAACTTTCCGCCAACATGAAgctgctggaggtggggggtgccCGCCCCCACGGCACAGGGGCTGGGGTCATTCCCCGAAGTGGGGTCTACGTTCCCAGCCTGGGTGGGCGGTGGCCTGAGCCTGGGGGTCCTTATGACAAAGTCATCCAGGAACTGGCTCAGGGCCCCCCACCCCTTCTTAGAGTGGACCTGGGAGCCTGGAACTCCGCCCCTGGAGGCTCCCCTAAGGCGGCTCTAACTGCAGGCTCAGGAAGCCcaagagggaacccgggagagaGCAGGTTGAGGACAAAGGCAAGCCTGAGTGCCAAGGGCACCAGGACAAGGACGGTCCCACCTCAAGGAGGGCAGGACTGCTCAGCCCCTGCTGTGCCTGCCAGCCCAGAGGCCCCCACACCTTCACTCTCAGACCCCAGTTCTGAGAAAGGCGAGTCATGGGCAGCCAAGGGCAAGAGAACACTCCGGAAGCCCCAGCGAGTCCCATCCATCTACAAGCTGAAGCTAAGGCCCAGGCTCCGGCCCCGGAGAGACCACAGGCCTGAGAAGCGGCCGTCTCGAATCCCCAAGCCGCTGACCTACTTCCGCCTGGGTCCAACCAGGGCACCCCCCGGGGGCAGGCTGGTGACAGCAGCTCTGGGCAGCAAGGGAGGGGTGGCAACCCCGGGGAAGGGAGCCTcggcaggggaggaggaagaaggaaagcagggGAGCAAGCCAGCCGCCCCACTGGagagcagcccccagcccctggaaggTCAGGGGAAGCAGCGGCTTCAAGTCTCCCTCTCACCTGAAGAGGAGTCTTGGGTCTGA
- the C12H17orf50 gene encoding LOW QUALITY PROTEIN: uncharacterized protein C17orf50 homolog (The sequence of the model RefSeq protein was modified relative to this genomic sequence to represent the inferred CDS: inserted 2 bases in 1 codon; substituted 1 base at 1 genomic stop codon), producing MDLSIGLIECPHDMAAGFPQGAKTPLWKKEVEEPRAREARPRPXEEGSVEEEEDEERPPEELAAEGEAEGRLAGGGESRERGSVSYSPLRQESSTQQVALLRRADSGFWAWFSPFALLGSLAAPADRXGRPPEERCVLETRRRRPRLGGCARCEILFCKKCRNLHSLRAYVAHCILEHPDLGEERALGGAGAAWDP from the exons ATGGACCTCTCCATAGGGTTGATTGAGTGTCCCCATGACATGGCAGCCGGCTTTCCCCAGG GTGCGAAGACCCCTTTGTGGAAGAAGGAAGTAGAGGAGCCGCGGGCCAGGGAGGCGCGGCCGAGGCC CGAGGAGGGGtcggtggaggaggaggaagacgagGAGAGGCCGCCGGAGGAGCTCGCGGCGGAGGGCGAGGCGGAGGGCCGGCTGGCGGGGGGCGGCGAGAGCCGCGAGCGTGGCTCGGTGTCGTACAGCCCGCTGCGCCAGGAGTCCAGCACCCAACAGGTGGCGCTGCTGCGCCGCGCCGACAGCGGCTTCTGGGCCTGGTTCAGCCCCTTTGCGCTGCTCGGCAGCCTGGCCGCCCCAGCCGACAGGTGAGGGCGC CCCCCGGAGGAGCGTTGCGTGTTGGAGacccggcggcggcggccgcgccTCGGGGGCTGCGCGCGCTGTGAGATCCTTTTCTGCAAGAAGTGCAGGAACCTGCACAGCCTGCGAGCCTACGTGGCGCACTGCATTCTGGAGCACCCCGACCTAGGTGAGGAGCGGGCTTTGGGAGGCGCGGGGGCCGCCTGGGACCCCTGA